From Microtus pennsylvanicus isolate mMicPen1 chromosome 10, mMicPen1.hap1, whole genome shotgun sequence, one genomic window encodes:
- the LOC142858624 gene encoding NAD(P)H dehydrogenase [quinone] 1 isoform X2 has translation MAVRRALVVLAHEEKTSFNYAMKEAAVEALKKQGWEVTESDLYAMNFNPIVSRKDITGKPKDPENFQYSSETALAYKEGRLSPDIVAEQKKLEAADLVIFQFPMYWFGMPAILKGWFDRVLVAGFAYTYATMYDKGPFQNKKALLSFTTGSSGSMFSLQGINGDINITLWPLQNGILHFCGFQVLEPQLAYGVGHTPPDARRQILEGWKKRLETIWEEKPLYFPPSSMFDLNFQAGFLLKKEIQEEQEKNKFGLSVGHHLGKSIPTDNQVKAGK, from the exons TGAGAAGAGCCTTGGTTGTATTGGCCCATGAGGAGAAGACTTCATTCAACTACGCCATGAAGGAGGCTGCCGTAGAGGCTCTGAAGAAGCAAGGTTGGGAAGTAACTGAATCCGACCTCTATGCTATGAACTTTAACCCCATCGTTTCCAGAAAGGACATCACAG GTAAGCCGAAGGACCCCGAAAACTTTCAGTACTCTTCAGAGACAGCTCTAGCCTATAAGGAAGGCCGCCTGAGCCCAGACATTGTGGCTGAACAGAAAAAGCTGGAAGCTGCAGACCTCGTGATATTTCAG TTCCCCATGTATTGGTTTGGAATGCCTGCCATTCTGAAAGGCTGGTTTGATCGAGTGCTTGTGGCAGGATTCGCCTACACATATGCCACCATGTATGACAAAGGTCCTTTCCAG aataAGAAGGCCTTGCTTTCCTTCACCACTGGGAGTAGCGGCTCCATGTTCTCTCTTCAGGGTATCAACGGGGACATAAACATCACCCTCTGGCCACTTCAG AATGGCATCCTGCATTTCTGTGGCTTCCAGGTCTTGGAACCACAACTGGCGTACGGCGTTGGCCACACCCCACCAGATGCTCGAAGGCAGATCCTGGAAGGATGGAAGAAGCGCCTGGAGACTATCTGGGAGGAGAAGCCACTCTACTTTCCTCCAAGCAGCATGTTTGACCTCAACTTCCAGGCAGGATTCTTACTGAAAAAAGAGATTCAAGAGGAGcaggaaaagaacaaatttgGCCTTTCTGTGGGCCATCACTTGGGCAAATCCATTCCAACTGACAACCAGGTCAAAGCTGGAAAATAA
- the LOC142858624 gene encoding NAD(P)H dehydrogenase [quinone] 1 isoform X1 gives MAVSLLFMIPGVRRALVVLAHEEKTSFNYAMKEAAVEALKKQGWEVTESDLYAMNFNPIVSRKDITGKPKDPENFQYSSETALAYKEGRLSPDIVAEQKKLEAADLVIFQFPMYWFGMPAILKGWFDRVLVAGFAYTYATMYDKGPFQNKKALLSFTTGSSGSMFSLQGINGDINITLWPLQNGILHFCGFQVLEPQLAYGVGHTPPDARRQILEGWKKRLETIWEEKPLYFPPSSMFDLNFQAGFLLKKEIQEEQEKNKFGLSVGHHLGKSIPTDNQVKAGK, from the exons TGAGAAGAGCCTTGGTTGTATTGGCCCATGAGGAGAAGACTTCATTCAACTACGCCATGAAGGAGGCTGCCGTAGAGGCTCTGAAGAAGCAAGGTTGGGAAGTAACTGAATCCGACCTCTATGCTATGAACTTTAACCCCATCGTTTCCAGAAAGGACATCACAG GTAAGCCGAAGGACCCCGAAAACTTTCAGTACTCTTCAGAGACAGCTCTAGCCTATAAGGAAGGCCGCCTGAGCCCAGACATTGTGGCTGAACAGAAAAAGCTGGAAGCTGCAGACCTCGTGATATTTCAG TTCCCCATGTATTGGTTTGGAATGCCTGCCATTCTGAAAGGCTGGTTTGATCGAGTGCTTGTGGCAGGATTCGCCTACACATATGCCACCATGTATGACAAAGGTCCTTTCCAG aataAGAAGGCCTTGCTTTCCTTCACCACTGGGAGTAGCGGCTCCATGTTCTCTCTTCAGGGTATCAACGGGGACATAAACATCACCCTCTGGCCACTTCAG AATGGCATCCTGCATTTCTGTGGCTTCCAGGTCTTGGAACCACAACTGGCGTACGGCGTTGGCCACACCCCACCAGATGCTCGAAGGCAGATCCTGGAAGGATGGAAGAAGCGCCTGGAGACTATCTGGGAGGAGAAGCCACTCTACTTTCCTCCAAGCAGCATGTTTGACCTCAACTTCCAGGCAGGATTCTTACTGAAAAAAGAGATTCAAGAGGAGcaggaaaagaacaaatttgGCCTTTCTGTGGGCCATCACTTGGGCAAATCCATTCCAACTGACAACCAGGTCAAAGCTGGAAAATAA
- the LOC142858624 gene encoding NAD(P)H dehydrogenase [quinone] 1 isoform X3, translated as MAVSLLFMIPGVRRALVVLAHEEKTSFNYAMKEAAVEALKKQGWEVTESDLYAMNFNPIVSRKDITGKPKDPENFQYSSETALAYKEGRLSPDIVAEQKKLEAADLVIFQFPMYWFGMPAILKGWFDRVLVAGFAYTYATMYDKGPFQNGILHFCGFQVLEPQLAYGVGHTPPDARRQILEGWKKRLETIWEEKPLYFPPSSMFDLNFQAGFLLKKEIQEEQEKNKFGLSVGHHLGKSIPTDNQVKAGK; from the exons TGAGAAGAGCCTTGGTTGTATTGGCCCATGAGGAGAAGACTTCATTCAACTACGCCATGAAGGAGGCTGCCGTAGAGGCTCTGAAGAAGCAAGGTTGGGAAGTAACTGAATCCGACCTCTATGCTATGAACTTTAACCCCATCGTTTCCAGAAAGGACATCACAG GTAAGCCGAAGGACCCCGAAAACTTTCAGTACTCTTCAGAGACAGCTCTAGCCTATAAGGAAGGCCGCCTGAGCCCAGACATTGTGGCTGAACAGAAAAAGCTGGAAGCTGCAGACCTCGTGATATTTCAG TTCCCCATGTATTGGTTTGGAATGCCTGCCATTCTGAAAGGCTGGTTTGATCGAGTGCTTGTGGCAGGATTCGCCTACACATATGCCACCATGTATGACAAAGGTCCTTTCCAG AATGGCATCCTGCATTTCTGTGGCTTCCAGGTCTTGGAACCACAACTGGCGTACGGCGTTGGCCACACCCCACCAGATGCTCGAAGGCAGATCCTGGAAGGATGGAAGAAGCGCCTGGAGACTATCTGGGAGGAGAAGCCACTCTACTTTCCTCCAAGCAGCATGTTTGACCTCAACTTCCAGGCAGGATTCTTACTGAAAAAAGAGATTCAAGAGGAGcaggaaaagaacaaatttgGCCTTTCTGTGGGCCATCACTTGGGCAAATCCATTCCAACTGACAACCAGGTCAAAGCTGGAAAATAA